A segment of the Candidatus Delongbacteria bacterium genome:
ATTGCTAAAGTACTCAAACTCTCCAGGACCATTACCTTTTCCACCAATTTTGTTTAGAAACGATCCATTTTTATTGAATCTTTTTATTGAACAGCTCTTATCGTCAGCAATGTAAATATCATTATTTTTATCTAACTTGACAAATCTTGGTTCGTAAAAAGCTGCCAATGAATCTGACAACTCTGGACCATTTATCTCAACTAAATTATCAAGTTTTAGTTCAGTTTTTGTAAATGTTGGAATATTTTTATTCCTCACAACTTCTACATCACCAATTTTCTGAATTGTATAATTTTTCTCTGATTTGCTGCAAGCTAAAATCATAACAGCAATTGATATTATAAAAACTTTTCCTAACATTACACCTCATTTACAAACTAAATTAACATACAATAACGAGAACTAATTAGAAAATAAAACTTCATAATCATAAACTCTAACTATTGAATTTTCATAATCTGTTATAATTATCTTATCATTCTCGAAGCTAATAGTATTGTTATTAAAATATTCTGGATCGTCAGATAAATTAAAAGTTTTAAAATCAACTAAACCATTGTAAATACCTTTGTTATCAAAAACATCGTAAAGGTCTCCTGATTTCACCCACAGATTATCATATTTATCAACCATCATTCTTTCAATTGACAATCGAAAATCAAACATCTCTTTATAATAATCGTTGCCCTTGAATCTATCTTCCATTCTTTTCTTTACTTCCTCAGAATATGGAATCTTACTAAAACTTTTGATTATTTCTCCTATATGATTACCTTGAAAATCATAAACTAATATTTCGTATTTTTCTTTAGTTCTCATATTTAAATAGACTTTCTTCTTATCTGTAGCAATCGTATGTTCTAATTCTGAAAGAACATGTGGATTTTTTGCATATTCAGACATTGGTATGGAATCAGTTTTAATATTTGAAATCTCTTTCAAATTATCACCTAGAAGCGAAGTCTTCATTTTAAAAACAATCTCTTCATTTTTCCGAAGAAAATTTAGATAATATCCAAGCCAAGTAGTATCTGATATCTGATACAGTCTATCAATCCCGATAACTCTACCAGTTTCAGAAATTGAACTATAATAAAATAATCCTTCTTTTGAATACTTTTGGATTCCATCTGGAGCTGTAACTACACATAAAGTATCTCTTGAAAAATACATAGTATTGATAAAGTCAAATTCACCAGGTCCGAAACCTCTAGCTCCTAATTTATTTGAAAACTTGCCATTTATTGTAAACCTCTTTACTGAACAACTCTTATCGTCAGCAATGTAAATATCATTATTTTTATCTAATCTTACAAATCTTGGTTCGTAAAAAGCTGCCAATGAATCTGACAACTCTGGACCATTTATCTCAACTAAATTGTTTAGTTTTATTTCAGTTTTTGTAAAGGCTGGAATATTTTTATTCCTCACAACTTCTACATCACCAATTTTCTGAATAGTATAATTCTTCTCTGATTTGTTGCAAGATATAAGTATTACCATCAATAAAGTAAAAGTTAAAATTTTAGACATTATTAACCTAATAATTTTACATATTGTCACAATATACTATGTTAAATAACAATAGACAAGCAAAGTTAACAAATTTTGAAGGATATTTTTTATTTATTTTATAATATAATCTTAATTAAAATCATAAAGAATCCAGCAACTTCATTGCTGGAAAATGGAACTGCTTTTTTACTAAAAAAGAGTTCTTATAAATAAAATCTATAACTTACGACAAATTAAAATGATACGATTTTAAAAGCTCTCTTCTTTGTCGCATCGCAATTTTGTAGGGGCAGCCGTTGAAAACGGTGAGCTTTGCTCAACCTCTGTGTCTGCCCTCTTATGGAGTTTGAGGGATAAGTATCTCCTAGGTGCACTATTTCTAATAAAATATATGATTTATACAAGTACATTGTTTACGAAGAGTAAGCAATTAATGTATTTAAACAAAGTCTTGTTTAAAACATAAGATACATTATTTCGTAATAAAATATTAGCCTTATCTTCAAACTTTACTTTTCAAATCAAATAGAGATCACAAGCATATTTTTATAACATATCTTCAAAAATTACGTTATAATATATTTTATCTTAAAATGGAGTTACATATGAAATACTCGGTAATATTTTTCCTTATCCTTTTAATTTCATGTTCTAAATCAAATGACAAGTCCATCTCTGTTCAAAATGGTAAAGAAGTAATTGTTACTACAAACAAGTCTTCATCAAAAATTGCAGAGCTGAATATTGATTTAGATTTGAAGTGCTCATTTAATCTTATAGATTCTGATAAATTTGTGATAAGCTCACCTTCATTTCCAAAATTTGATTTAGATGGAAATATCTACATTCAGGATCAGGATTTTAAAAAAATGACAGTGTACAAGTTTGACTCTCAGGGAAATTATATTAACAGTTTTGGTAAAAAGGGTACTGGTCCTGGAGAATTCGACTTTATGGGTGGATTTGTGGTGAAAGGAGATACTATTTATGTGTCCGACTGGGGAAATTGGCAAATTGATAAGTTTACATTAAATGGTGATTTTATATCAGCTAAAAAGTATAATGATTTCAATACTCAACCATCATATCCTAAAAAGATAAATAATGGTTTTATCAATATTTCCCAATCTTCAAAAGGAACACCTGAAGGAGATACGGAACTAAATACAGGAATAAGATTGTTTGACAATCAATTCAATCATTTGAAAACATTTTGCGAGATAAGTAGCATTATTAAGAAAAATCAAGATTATAATCCGTTTGCGAATAATCTTATCACTGCTATAGGTGAAAAAGAAATTTATGTAAATATTACAAATGAAAAAGATTATAAAATTGAGGTTTATGATTTTGAAGGAAACAAGATAAGAGAGATCAAAAAGAGTTATGCTGTTACTAAAATGGATGACAAAAAAAAGAATGCTATGATAGAAGAAGGTAAGAAATATGGTATGAACTATTTTGTCGATTATGAATCTTCAGTTAGTGATATGAAAATAGATAAGTTTAATAGGCTATGGGTATACTCTGCGGCATCTAATCAAGGAATGGATAATGATGATTATTATGATATTTTTGTTAATGACGAGTTTATCGGTACAAAAAGAATTGAATTGGAAAAAGGGTACAGTTTTAATTTTATAGAAGATCATGTTGTTGCTATCAATTCTGAAGAAGGTATTATAAGAATTTATAATTATTAATGAGGATCTGTTTAAATTTTAATAATTCAAAATATCGACAAGGAGATGAAAGTTTTACAAACAGGGCTTTAATCAGAGAATTTTAGCGGAATATAAATTGGAATTTGTAATATTAATAATGGAATTAAATTTCCTTTCTTGACTGGTGTTATTAACAATTTATGTAGTATAATAAGCAACACAATCAAAAAAGATACTTTTTCAAATCAATTTTTTCATCTTCAGAGACGATAACACCTTCTTTTTGAAGAAGGCTCTTTTGCAAAACAAATCCATCGTAATTTTTGATACTGATAACACCCTGACTATTCACAATTCTATGCCAAGGCAAAGAAAAACTTTCAGTTAAACTACTCAATACTCTAACAACCTGCCTTGCGGCTTTAGGAGATCCTGACAACAAAGCTATTCGACCATAAGTAGATACCTTTCCCTCTGGAACTGCTAAAATATTCTCAATTATTTTCAAAGTTAAAGGTGAATATTCTGTCATGATTTAACATCCAAAAAAAAGATGAACTAATTTTGATAAATTAGTCCATATATTTTACTCAAACTGACCTTTAAAATCAATGATCATCTGTTTTAGTTTCTCTAGCTCAGCTTCAAGATATTCTACTCTCTCTACGAGATTTTTCTCTTTTTCCTTTTCCTCTTCAGCCTTAGCTTTGTAGCTTTCAAAATCAAAAGTTCCACTTAAAAGGTGCATAAATTTACTTTCTTTTCTGCCTGATTCAATTGGAAGTTTGATGACTAATTTACCATGTTCCCCGTCTATCAATGATTCTAAAGTTCTGTGAACTTCAGCCAAATCTTCAAATTCATAATATCTGTTTGTTCTAGAATTAATCTCTCCTGGTAATTGAGGACCTCTTAAAAGCAATACAGCAATAATTGCAAATTGAGCATCAGTCAGATTCATGGCTGCATTGATTTTATGCTCATACTTAGGTTGTCTTGCACTTCCGGCGATTGAAACTTCCCATATAAGATTTTTCCTTTTAAGTGATAAAAGAGCTTCATAAACCTCATCCTGTGAATAATCAGAAACTGGCTCTCTATTACTTTTTTGGTTGCAGGCATTGGTAATATAATTTAAGGTTACAGGATAATATTCAGGAGTTTGTCTCTCTTTCTCCATCAATGAACCAAGAACTCTAATTTCTATTTCTGTAAGATTAAATTCCATATCTCCTCCAGTTACGATGCAAACATCTTAATCAAAACAAATCCACCAATCAATAGTATTGTAAACAGTATGGCTAATTTATTGAAATATTTATCAATCCAGGCTGTGATAGGGGCTCCATATTTGTAAATAATCGCAGCAACAAGAAAAAAACGTAATGCTCTACTAACTGTTGATGCAATAATAAAAAGCGGAAAATTAATTTTCACTACACCAGCAGTAATAGTAATTACTTTGTAAGGAATAGGTGTAAAACCCGCCGTAAACACAACAAGAAAAGCATTTTCCTCGTACATATGCTTTACTTTATCAAAAACCTCAACAGTAAATCCAGGTATATAATCAAAAAACAACATTGCAAAAGTGCTAAAATTTTCACCTGTATACCACAATTTATAACCAATAAAATACCCAAACATACCACCCAAAATTGAACCTAATGTACAATAAAAAGCGTATTTAAAAGCCTTTGTTCTCACTGAAACAGCCAAAGCAATCAAAAGCACATCTGGTGGAACAGGAAAAAATGAGCTTTCAGCAAATGAAAGGATAAACAGTGCTGGAAGACCATAAGGAGTTTCTGCCCAGTGTAAAACCCAGTCATATATCTTACGTATTATATTTTTTTTCATAAAATCAGATACCCCTTCCTATAAGAGGTACAAAAGAACAATCCACAATCTCTTTTACTACAATTTCATCTTCTTCTTTTAATATCAATTGAAGCTTATGATTCCCGTCTGTACCAATAGGAATTACCATTCTCCCACCAATTTTCAACTGATCCAAAAGGGCGTACGGTATCTCTGGAGATCCTGCCGTAACTAAAATACCATCATAGGGAGCTTTCTCTTTCCAGCCAAGAGTTCCATCACCGATCATAATGGTTACATTCTCAATATCAAGAGACCTGAGCATACGTTTGGCTCTTTCAGCAAGAGTTGATTTGATCTCAACCGATACTACAAATTTTGACAATTCACTCAATATAGCTGTTTGATATCCAGAACCAGTACCTATTTCTAATATTATATCGTCCTTTGTAGGATACAAAAGTTCGGTCATTAAAGCGGAAATATAAGGCTGAGATATCGTCTGTTCCTCACCTATTGGAAGAGGGTGATCATCATATGCCTGAGCCAAATTTTCTGCCTTTACAAAAATATGTCTGTCAATTTTACGAAAAGCATCCAGAACACTTTTGTTTGTTATCCCTCTTTTCCTGATCTGGCTTTCAACCATATCTCTTTTTGCAATTTTAAAGTTAATCATTGTAGAACATATCTCCAGTAACTATTTTTTTTATTAACCCATTAACATCAAGCAACAATGCTCCATTATTCTCTATCCCCTTAACTTTACCAACTATACATGTTCCGTCGTCATCGGTAATTTTGACATCCGAATCCAAAATCTTACTATTTTCGAACCAATACTTTGGCAAATTTTCATCCTCAAGCTCAGATATTTCATCAATCATATTGTTTATGTTCTCTATAACTTCTTCTCTTATAATTTCGATCGACGGTAATTTTTTACTAAAATCTTCCATATAAGAGATTAGTCTGTCTATCTCATCTGAATGGTCAAAATTATAGACATTTACCCCAATTCCAATTACTAGAGACGCACCTGAAAATTCGCACAAAATACCACAAATCTTTTTGTTATTTATTAGTATATCGTTTGGCCATTTGTATTGAATAATATTTTTATCTATGTATTTTTCAAGAAATTTTCCTATAGCCAATGAGAAAGCGAAAGTAAGTCTAACACCTGTATAAGGATTATCGATATTCTTTAATAAAAGTGAAAGAAAAATTGATTTATCTTTACAACCTTCCCATCTACGGTTATACCTTCCCCGTCCCGCCGTCTGCTCTCTAGTAAACAAAGCCGTACCTTCAGACAATTCATTCGCATGTTCTTTCACATAACTATTCGTTGATCCAATAGTATCAAGCAGGATGATATTACTAAATTTAGGTAAAATCATTATTCTCCAATGGTTTATTACTTATGTAAAAATATAACTTTTTTGTCTTTTTGTCAATCTGTTGAATTGATAGGTTGCTGATTTTGGTTAAGCTTTTCTAAAAAGCTGAAAATTTTGTTTCTTTTGTTTCCAAAAGAAATCTTGAAAAATGTTATTAAATTTGATAACTCGTCTTAAATTTTACAGTTATTGCATCAATAATTTGAACTCAAAAATGTGCTTTAAAACTATATGGACGCAACATCATTTTTGAAATTTAAGTACAATCGCTTTATAAGAAAAAAGGGCTGAAGTCCAGCCCTTTAATTTTATTTCAACAAAATCATTTTTTTAGAATCAATGACTTTACCATCCGATAATAGAGAATAAAAGTAAACCCCAGAACTTAATTTTGAGCCATCATACTCAATTCTATTTATCTCATTTTTTATTTTATGGGCATCGAATCTATCCACTAACTCACCATTATTGTTATATATAATGAGCTGAAGATTGTTGTAATCATGGTTATAGAAACTTATAGAAGTCACAGGATTGAAAGGATTTGGATAATTCTGATAAAGTGTTGTTTTATCAGGAGTATTATCTTCATTTACAAAAATAGTAGAGTCCTTTACTATTTTCACATTATCAAGAAACCATGAATACCAAAAATTGTCATATTGAGTATTATAAGCATGCCACATAATTCTCACAGTTGTTCCAGTATATTGAGCAAGTGATAATTCAACAGGATAATCATAATAATTATTTCCAGTAAGATAAAAAGCATTCCAAAGTGTCTCGTAAGCCCCGCCATTACTACAAATTTCAACAGTAAAATTATCATAATCCATACTGTTTAATTTAACATGAGTATCAAAACTTAAAGTTGAATTCTCGGGCAGAAAAACAGGTTTTGATATCAATTTCTCATTCTGTGGATTATTCTGAAAATCCCATTCTACAACTGCTTGTCTTTCTCCATCGGTAGGAGTTACTATAAATACATTTCCATCACTATCGGTGTATTCCATCTCAGCACAAGATTGCCAATAAAGCCAGGTTGTAGCCGATCCATCTACTTCCCATCCTTCCGGTGGAAAATCTCCCTCAAAACTTTCCTCTAACAATGGCTGAACACCATTCCATGAGATTTCAATATCACCAATTACGCAACTATTTCCATGTATGTCTTCAAGTTCAATTTCTAACGTACCGATTGTGTTTAGAGCCTGAGCTGGAATAATACCACTATAATTATAATCTGCTCTGTCTTTTTGAAACAAAACTTCAACATTACCGTTTCCAACATTGTAAAAACCATGTATAGGATCAATTGTTTCACTGTTATCACGAATTATAAGCTCTAAATTTAGATCATTATCGATGTAATTATGAGTCCCTGAAATGGAAATAAACTCTGGAGCGTCAAGGTCAGGAGCATTATCTTCAATACTGATATCATCTAAGTACATATTCCAGCCATAATTACTTACAGCCTTAAATATCACATAGGAATATTCATTAAAATCAGTAATAGTGAAACTGTACTCATACCAATTATTCTCTTCTTCCACAGGTTCAAAATTTATTGCTCTGTGAATTGTTCCTAAAAGTTCCCCACCAACATCAGTTGGA
Coding sequences within it:
- a CDS encoding MGMT family protein, coding for MTEYSPLTLKIIENILAVPEGKVSTYGRIALLSGSPKAARQVVRVLSSLTESFSLPWHRIVNSQGVISIKNYDGFVLQKSLLQKEGVIVSEDEKIDLKKYLF
- a CDS encoding choice-of-anchor J domain-containing protein gives rise to the protein MKILLMIFFISSALFSQVILNESFETGNSDGNPPVGWAVEIDTWKAGFQGQSHNRSAYTGDWYVYLNWQQDSWFYKEVELESGKIYDFSAMYKCDGSIGFEFKIIISSDTNPNSIVTELFYLNPVTNTDYLEAVNEFQVTESGTYYLGIYGKSDITPWYLCLDDIKINERVEYHFNLASPLVYQEIETGENFEYTISIENIGSLDDSYSFSFSGNNWDYQVTDFENNPISSISINTLEMDSVKVIGTVGEVPTGTMDNLTFTVISSSSTSESIEFSTKAIAPVEVFPLIEDFESTQFPLLGWRNISETAPYTRVTIGDNPVCYPHDNSSGMIRYNSFSQQDGHSAILVTPKLHMTDDQYTIRFWMYRTDNISNRTDKIEVYCNNNPTDVGGELLGTIHRAINFEPVEEENNWYEYSFTITDFNEYSYVIFKAVSNYGWNMYLDDISIEDNAPDLDAPEFISISGTHNYIDNDLNLELIIRDNSETIDPIHGFYNVGNGNVEVLFQKDRADYNYSGIIPAQALNTIGTLEIELEDIHGNSCVIGDIEISWNGVQPLLEESFEGDFPPEGWEVDGSATTWLYWQSCAEMEYTDSDGNVFIVTPTDGERQAVVEWDFQNNPQNEKLISKPVFLPENSTLSFDTHVKLNSMDYDNFTVEICSNGGAYETLWNAFYLTGNNYYDYPVELSLAQYTGTTVRIMWHAYNTQYDNFWYSWFLDNVKIVKDSTIFVNEDNTPDKTTLYQNYPNPFNPVTSISFYNHDYNNLQLIIYNNNGELVDRFDAHKIKNEINRIEYDGSKLSSGVYFYSLLSDGKVIDSKKMILLK
- a CDS encoding YceH family protein, with amino-acid sequence MEFNLTEIEIRVLGSLMEKERQTPEYYPVTLNYITNACNQKSNREPVSDYSQDEVYEALLSLKRKNLIWEVSIAGSARQPKYEHKINAAMNLTDAQFAIIAVLLLRGPQLPGEINSRTNRYYEFEDLAEVHRTLESLIDGEHGKLVIKLPIESGRKESKFMHLLSGTFDFESYKAKAEEEKEKEKNLVERVEYLEAELEKLKQMIIDFKGQFE
- a CDS encoding biotin--[acetyl-CoA-carboxylase] ligase; translated protein: MILPKFSNIILLDTIGSTNSYVKEHANELSEGTALFTREQTAGRGRYNRRWEGCKDKSIFLSLLLKNIDNPYTGVRLTFAFSLAIGKFLEKYIDKNIIQYKWPNDILINNKKICGILCEFSGASLVIGIGVNVYNFDHSDEIDRLISYMEDFSKKLPSIEIIREEVIENINNMIDEISELEDENLPKYWFENSKILDSDVKITDDDGTCIVGKVKGIENNGALLLDVNGLIKKIVTGDMFYND
- a CDS encoding DedA family protein → MKKNIIRKIYDWVLHWAETPYGLPALFILSFAESSFFPVPPDVLLIALAVSVRTKAFKYAFYCTLGSILGGMFGYFIGYKLWYTGENFSTFAMLFFDYIPGFTVEVFDKVKHMYEENAFLVVFTAGFTPIPYKVITITAGVVKINFPLFIIASTVSRALRFFLVAAIIYKYGAPITAWIDKYFNKLAILFTILLIGGFVLIKMFAS
- a CDS encoding 6-bladed beta-propeller: MKYSVIFFLILLISCSKSNDKSISVQNGKEVIVTTNKSSSKIAELNIDLDLKCSFNLIDSDKFVISSPSFPKFDLDGNIYIQDQDFKKMTVYKFDSQGNYINSFGKKGTGPGEFDFMGGFVVKGDTIYVSDWGNWQIDKFTLNGDFISAKKYNDFNTQPSYPKKINNGFINISQSSKGTPEGDTELNTGIRLFDNQFNHLKTFCEISSIIKKNQDYNPFANNLITAIGEKEIYVNITNEKDYKIEVYDFEGNKIREIKKSYAVTKMDDKKKNAMIEEGKKYGMNYFVDYESSVSDMKIDKFNRLWVYSAASNQGMDNDDYYDIFVNDEFIGTKRIELEKGYSFNFIEDHVVAINSEEGIIRIYNY
- a CDS encoding protein-L-isoaspartate(D-aspartate) O-methyltransferase; amino-acid sequence: MNFKIAKRDMVESQIRKRGITNKSVLDAFRKIDRHIFVKAENLAQAYDDHPLPIGEEQTISQPYISALMTELLYPTKDDIILEIGTGSGYQTAILSELSKFVVSVEIKSTLAERAKRMLRSLDIENVTIMIGDGTLGWKEKAPYDGILVTAGSPEIPYALLDQLKIGGRMVIPIGTDGNHKLQLILKEEDEIVVKEIVDCSFVPLIGRGI